The following coding sequences lie in one Leptospira ryugenii genomic window:
- a CDS encoding NAD(P)/FAD-dependent oxidoreductase, which translates to MTSKKKVIVIGVGFGGLQVIKTLGNDPNFEVIGIDRTNHHLFQPLLYQVATAVLSPADIAIPTRSITTDYKNVKIFMAKVEHINFDSKTISFSGREETFDYLVIATGAQTSYFGNADWQKYTYGLKNLKDALNLRRRILMSFEEAELSGNIDVAKRLLNYVIIGGGPTGVELAGSIAELSRYSMRRDFRLIDPAMTKVTLIEAGPRLLSNFATSLSDFTKKSLEDRGVEVLVNSPVQSIDEKGLDLKDRRINTQTIIWAAGVEASSFSQSLSFEKDKTGRIIVDEYCRVKNQKDIFAIGDTANFSYQLNRPLPGVSPVAMQQGRYVGHYLRQQSRPSLLKPFQYFDKGNMATIGKNDAIAEIGKLKLKGFIGWIGWLFVHLVYQVGFKNKVSTLISWIWSYVTVRRGARLIQEDISNT; encoded by the coding sequence ATGACATCCAAGAAAAAGGTTATCGTAATCGGCGTCGGTTTCGGCGGCCTACAAGTTATCAAAACTTTGGGCAATGATCCAAACTTTGAAGTAATTGGAATAGATCGAACAAATCACCATCTTTTCCAGCCCTTATTATACCAAGTAGCAACGGCAGTTCTTTCTCCTGCCGATATAGCAATACCAACTAGATCGATAACCACAGATTATAAGAATGTTAAAATATTCATGGCAAAAGTTGAGCATATAAACTTCGACTCAAAAACCATTTCCTTCTCTGGGCGAGAGGAAACTTTCGATTACCTTGTGATCGCAACAGGCGCTCAAACGAGTTACTTTGGAAATGCAGATTGGCAAAAATACACTTACGGACTAAAAAATTTGAAAGATGCTTTAAATCTTCGGCGAAGAATTCTGATGTCTTTTGAAGAAGCTGAGCTATCAGGGAATATAGATGTCGCAAAACGTTTATTAAACTATGTAATTATTGGTGGAGGACCAACAGGAGTGGAGCTTGCAGGATCGATTGCTGAGCTGTCAAGATATAGTATGCGGAGAGATTTCCGATTGATCGATCCTGCAATGACAAAAGTTACTTTAATTGAAGCAGGACCAAGATTACTTTCAAATTTTGCTACAAGTTTGAGCGATTTTACAAAGAAAAGCCTTGAGGATAGGGGAGTAGAGGTTCTAGTAAATTCTCCTGTCCAATCTATTGATGAAAAAGGTCTAGATCTAAAGGATAGAAGGATAAATACACAAACCATCATTTGGGCTGCCGGGGTTGAGGCATCTTCGTTTTCACAAAGTCTATCTTTTGAAAAGGATAAAACTGGACGTATCATTGTAGATGAATATTGCCGTGTAAAAAACCAGAAAGATATCTTTGCAATAGGAGATACTGCAAATTTTTCGTATCAATTGAATCGCCCATTGCCAGGGGTTTCACCTGTTGCTATGCAACAGGGTAGATATGTCGGCCACTATCTCCGACAACAATCAAGACCTTCATTACTGAAACCTTTCCAATACTTTGATAAGGGCAATATGGCTACGATTGGTAAAAACGATGCGATTGCAGAAATAGGAAAGTTAAAGCTGAAAGGATTTATTGGTTGGATAGGTTGGTTGTTTGTACACCTTGTTTACCAAGTTGGGTTTAAAAATAAGGTTAGCACCTTAATCAGTTGGATTTGGAGTTACGTAACTGTTAGAAGAGGTGCTAGACTCATACAAGAAGATATTTCAAACACCTAA
- a CDS encoding alpha/beta fold hydrolase, with product MEPISIKTKFHNIEGWETGNPQGKTILAFHGWLDNANTFLPLAEHFPDYRFISLDFPGHGKSSHKPDGTIYHFVEYALEIIAVSQVLGLKDFILLGHSMGAAICTLVAGLEVLELSHLVLIEALGPMTSEPKKAPEIMKEAISQILHPRGKKETYFPDWDSAIAIRMRAGDMKKESVEILMDRGLEKGPKGLRPRRDLRLHYNSLIRLTEEHVISFCKNIQCPTLLLLGKQSMYPISQIFEERKNAIRNFKEVLLEGGHHLHLDDPEPIANEMKKFLSESSNVREQ from the coding sequence ATGGAACCGATTTCCATCAAGACAAAATTCCACAACATTGAAGGTTGGGAGACTGGTAATCCGCAGGGAAAGACCATTCTCGCATTCCATGGATGGCTAGACAATGCGAATACTTTTCTACCCCTTGCGGAACACTTCCCAGACTATCGCTTTATCTCTTTGGATTTCCCTGGACATGGTAAATCCTCCCACAAACCTGATGGAACGATTTACCATTTCGTTGAATATGCTTTAGAAATTATCGCGGTATCTCAAGTTTTAGGCCTAAAAGATTTTATTTTATTGGGGCACTCGATGGGGGCCGCCATTTGTACGTTAGTTGCCGGGCTGGAAGTATTGGAATTAAGTCATTTGGTTCTAATTGAAGCATTAGGTCCTATGACTTCTGAGCCAAAAAAAGCTCCCGAAATTATGAAAGAAGCGATCTCTCAAATTTTACATCCAAGAGGAAAGAAGGAAACATATTTTCCTGATTGGGATTCCGCCATTGCAATCCGAATGAGGGCAGGAGATATGAAAAAAGAATCTGTTGAAATTCTAATGGATAGAGGATTAGAGAAGGGGCCGAAGGGATTACGACCTAGGAGAGATTTAAGACTGCATTACAATTCCCTGATACGATTGACAGAAGAGCATGTCATCTCTTTTTGCAAAAACATCCAATGCCCAACTCTCCTGTTACTGGGGAAGCAATCCATGTACCCAATCTCTCAAATTTTTGAAGAAAGAAAAAATGCAATACGAAACTTTAAAGAAGTCTTATTAGAAGGTGGTCACCATCTTCACCTAGATGACCCAGAACCCATAGCAAACGAAATGAAAAAATTTTTAAGTGAAAGCTCAAATGTCCGAGAACAATAG
- a CDS encoding PaaI family thioesterase translates to MSENNRKPSIHGYEIHHSTCYGCGKENQIGLNADFTFDEESGEVKFNYLFKQMFNGAPNFVHGGILSTLLDESMGALCFHLGYIVMTDTMGFKFHKATPVERELFIRAWPIKKEKRKVFLECEIKSLDGSILYVKGEGAFHILPPRFFSEKLTGEKNSVALDLLNINKLHRAHLFERIGS, encoded by the coding sequence ATGTCCGAGAACAATAGGAAGCCATCCATTCATGGCTATGAAATTCACCATTCAACCTGTTATGGGTGTGGTAAGGAAAACCAAATTGGTTTGAATGCGGATTTTACATTCGATGAAGAATCAGGTGAGGTAAAGTTTAACTATCTTTTTAAACAAATGTTCAATGGAGCACCAAATTTTGTGCATGGTGGTATTCTTTCAACACTATTAGACGAATCAATGGGGGCGCTCTGTTTTCATTTGGGTTATATCGTAATGACAGATACCATGGGATTTAAATTCCATAAAGCAACGCCTGTAGAGAGAGAGCTGTTTATAAGGGCCTGGCCGATCAAAAAAGAGAAACGGAAAGTTTTTCTGGAATGTGAGATCAAATCATTAGATGGGTCAATCCTGTATGTAAAAGGGGAGGGGGCATTCCACATCCTACCACCGCGTTTTTTTTCAGAGAAACTAACTGGAGAAAAAAACTCAGTTGCTTTGGATTTACTTAATATTAATAAATTACATCGAGCTCATTTATTTGAAAGGATAGGTTCATGA
- a CDS encoding LIC20035 family adhesin produces MIQKILLTITIISLHACASLSQTDSSENVEEFELQFKDGKFIRTERFKNSGGIRAKGEVKAECGGAKCTPAQAEKFAPAKIKSLVKHGAWEEYLQFEQEGSTPENKKFKSILDSYGEFLDGKKVGIWKKPDPDSPNRTLAEVPWVDGKKEGVAKSYDKSGNLISETEFSDDKRNGRYWKKTTKGEWLEKGTYKDNEEEGEWTFYFTGIDGNGVKTVVSFQKGQKQGSETNYYKDGKIESQGNYQNGARSGQWKLYGGLGNLLAEGPYSAKEGVSADAEIKHERTGIWKEYYANGALFGTGQRKHTRTGNWKFYYNNGQVAYDGIMANESMFESAKIFDREGKILGDGKLFFSLIKIDETSGDLKLNYKPSIPFIYFYPSGKKRMVIRDKDDATEFSENGKELGKGPVDPSGRKMGCWIIEGKKEYYMLDAPKPKLTATQCQ; encoded by the coding sequence ATGATCCAAAAAATTCTACTAACAATCACCATCATTTCTCTACATGCTTGTGCATCCTTGTCTCAAACAGATTCAAGTGAAAACGTCGAAGAGTTTGAGTTACAATTCAAGGATGGCAAATTCATTCGGACGGAAAGGTTTAAAAACTCTGGAGGAATCAGGGCAAAGGGTGAAGTAAAGGCAGAGTGTGGTGGGGCAAAATGTACGCCTGCACAGGCAGAAAAATTTGCACCTGCAAAAATTAAGTCTCTCGTGAAACACGGGGCATGGGAAGAATACTTACAATTTGAACAAGAAGGCTCCACTCCAGAGAACAAAAAATTCAAATCTATTTTGGACTCATATGGCGAATTTTTAGATGGGAAAAAAGTAGGTATATGGAAAAAACCTGATCCAGATTCACCAAACAGAACGTTAGCGGAAGTTCCTTGGGTCGATGGCAAAAAAGAAGGTGTAGCAAAATCTTACGACAAATCTGGCAATTTGATCAGCGAGACCGAGTTTAGTGATGACAAACGCAACGGCAGATACTGGAAAAAAACTACAAAGGGAGAATGGCTCGAAAAAGGAACCTATAAAGATAATGAAGAAGAAGGGGAGTGGACCTTTTACTTCACAGGCATAGATGGAAATGGTGTAAAGACAGTTGTTAGCTTCCAAAAAGGCCAAAAACAAGGTAGCGAAACCAATTATTACAAAGACGGAAAGATCGAGTCGCAAGGGAATTACCAAAATGGCGCGCGTTCTGGACAATGGAAATTGTATGGCGGACTTGGGAATTTATTGGCGGAAGGGCCGTATTCGGCTAAAGAAGGTGTCAGTGCTGATGCTGAAATTAAACATGAACGCACTGGAATCTGGAAAGAATACTATGCAAATGGTGCTTTGTTTGGAACAGGACAGAGAAAACACACTCGTACGGGTAATTGGAAATTTTACTATAACAATGGACAGGTGGCTTATGATGGAATCATGGCCAACGAAAGTATGTTTGAATCCGCAAAGATTTTTGATCGAGAGGGAAAGATACTCGGTGATGGAAAACTTTTTTTCTCTCTAATAAAGATTGATGAAACTTCAGGCGATTTGAAATTAAATTATAAACCTAGCATACCCTTCATTTACTTTTATCCATCAGGTAAAAAAAGAATGGTAATTCGAGATAAGGACGATGCCACTGAGTTTTCAGAAAATGGAAAAGAATTAGGAAAGGGTCCTGTTGACCCCTCTGGTAGGAAGATGGGCTGTTGGATCATCGAAGGAAAAAAAGAATACTATATGTTGGATGCACCTAAACCTAAATTAACTGCAACACAATGTCAATAG
- a CDS encoding AAA family ATPase, giving the protein MSIEQNKISQSQSIIQKVKGELAQSIAGMSTVIDPLLIGLVARGHVLLEGMPGLAKTLLAKRLASCVDAKFKRVQFTPDLLPADLTGTNIFNPKTTNFEIRKGPIFTNVLLADEINRAPAKVQSALLQCMEERQVSIGDQTFTLEDPFFVMATQNPIEQDGTYPLPEAQLDRFLFKIQVPYPKEEEELRILNLHGRVGSLNETSKPVIHINELTEISETSNKVFIDEKLSQYIVRLIRNTRPEDTSDSDLKSYIKFGASPRASLSLLRVSRISAIFEGRDFVIPEDIIRFFPIIVGHRMQLSLDAITEDVQIDSILKRVLSITEVP; this is encoded by the coding sequence ATGTCAATAGAACAAAATAAGATTTCACAATCTCAATCTATTATTCAAAAAGTCAAAGGCGAGCTGGCCCAAAGTATCGCCGGCATGTCTACTGTCATAGATCCACTTTTGATTGGTTTGGTGGCGAGAGGCCATGTGCTTTTGGAAGGTATGCCTGGTTTAGCTAAAACTCTATTGGCAAAACGCTTGGCTAGTTGTGTAGATGCCAAGTTCAAGAGAGTCCAGTTCACACCCGATTTATTGCCGGCCGATCTCACTGGAACAAATATTTTTAACCCAAAAACTACAAATTTTGAGATCAGAAAAGGCCCAATCTTTACCAACGTATTGTTAGCGGACGAAATCAATCGAGCTCCAGCCAAAGTACAATCAGCCTTACTGCAGTGTATGGAAGAACGGCAAGTGAGCATTGGAGACCAAACATTTACTCTGGAAGATCCGTTTTTTGTAATGGCCACACAAAATCCTATTGAACAAGACGGTACCTACCCATTACCAGAGGCTCAGCTAGATCGATTTTTGTTCAAAATTCAAGTACCTTATCCCAAAGAAGAAGAGGAGCTACGGATCTTAAATTTGCATGGTAGAGTTGGCTCTCTAAATGAAACATCCAAACCCGTCATTCACATAAACGAGTTAACAGAAATATCCGAGACCTCAAACAAGGTATTTATTGACGAGAAGCTTTCCCAGTACATCGTTCGATTGATTCGAAATACCCGCCCCGAGGACACATCTGACTCAGACTTAAAATCGTATATTAAGTTTGGCGCAAGTCCAAGAGCAAGTTTATCTCTATTGAGAGTTTCACGCATTTCAGCAATCTTTGAAGGTCGCGATTTTGTAATCCCTGAAGACATCATTCGTTTTTTTCCAATCATTGTTGGGCATAGAATGCAGCTTTCACTAGATGCAATTACGGAAGATGTTCAAATAGATTCCATTCTAAAAAGAGTTTTGAGTATTACTGAAGTTCCTTAA
- a CDS encoding DUF58 domain-containing protein, translating into MLDSDLKKLLEVAKWETKTKYNSGHFGNFFAKSHGRGLDFKEVRPYVAGDDTRYIDWNVTSRTGEFHLKEFYSEEDVPIFILIDISASMKTLKRKASLQILYFLTLFHSKLGNRIQIIGFSGKLYHYAKTIKRENDAYLAFQWLQSIIHSNDDQNTNYKTAFDYLAKIHPKFCVTYWLSDFTYFDGFSSRYSFFQRWENYGIWIDSKETEEPLPFWFNIFQVIDSESGNIRTNASRLHTDRLQFQRTFHHKIAFIRPEEKLANQVFSLLSRKQ; encoded by the coding sequence ATGTTAGATTCCGATTTAAAGAAACTTCTTGAAGTTGCAAAATGGGAAACAAAGACAAAATATAATTCTGGCCATTTTGGAAACTTTTTTGCGAAAAGTCATGGTAGGGGACTTGATTTTAAAGAGGTTAGACCTTATGTGGCTGGAGATGACACGCGTTATATCGATTGGAATGTTACTTCGCGCACTGGAGAATTTCATCTAAAAGAATTTTATTCTGAGGAGGATGTCCCGATTTTCATTTTGATCGATATTTCGGCCTCGATGAAGACGCTTAAACGTAAGGCTTCATTACAAATTTTGTATTTTCTTACTTTATTCCATTCTAAATTGGGAAATCGGATTCAAATCATAGGCTTTTCAGGGAAACTTTATCACTACGCAAAGACGATCAAAAGAGAAAACGATGCCTATCTTGCCTTCCAATGGCTACAAAGCATTATCCATTCGAATGATGATCAAAACACAAACTACAAAACGGCTTTCGATTACCTAGCAAAGATCCACCCAAAATTTTGTGTGACCTACTGGCTCTCTGATTTCACTTACTTTGATGGGTTTTCCTCAAGATATTCTTTTTTCCAACGATGGGAAAACTATGGGATTTGGATAGATTCCAAAGAAACGGAAGAACCACTTCCATTTTGGTTTAATATTTTCCAAGTCATAGATTCTGAATCAGGGAATATCCGAACAAATGCCTCGAGATTGCATACAGATAGATTGCAGTTTCAAAGAACTTTTCACCACAAGATAGCTTTCATAAGACCGGAAGAGAAATTGGCTAATCAAGTTTTTTCTCTTCTGTCAAGGAAACAGTGA
- a CDS encoding LB_053 family protein: protein MKVFLIILTLFLVPGLKAKATETISTKEIFVGDTFEYNLTFPDSLPEQLIYPEGDFILEGEELPLFSVISAKKDSKNLSLELRFYEAGQFSLPVEWMESGNQKKSDLKLMIKSRLDGRESDIDPNEPPLLFSGTYWYRLVLVLLILFLSLYLIYSLYLMWKRRIKIVDATWQPVANLEKHVQLKNELDSYLNSPQLSSRQLTYLFTSYIKWEFSHKLQAKLHHLTDSEFLSYLYDHYGAEESNLRELRNFFREHKYTEFEIDLNQKDAQRLVASWIEKLKL, encoded by the coding sequence ATGAAAGTATTTTTGATCATTTTAACTCTATTCTTAGTTCCCGGGTTAAAAGCAAAGGCTACCGAAACAATTTCAACAAAAGAAATATTTGTTGGAGATACCTTTGAATACAACTTAACATTTCCTGACTCACTTCCCGAGCAACTGATCTATCCTGAAGGTGACTTTATTTTAGAAGGAGAAGAATTACCTCTCTTTTCAGTTATTTCGGCAAAAAAAGACTCAAAAAACCTCTCATTAGAATTAAGATTTTATGAAGCTGGTCAGTTTTCTCTGCCTGTTGAATGGATGGAATCAGGAAACCAAAAAAAATCTGACCTAAAATTGATGATCAAATCTAGGTTAGATGGGAGAGAGTCGGATATTGATCCGAATGAACCCCCCTTACTTTTCTCTGGTACATACTGGTACCGACTAGTTTTAGTTTTACTGATCTTATTTCTCTCTTTATATCTTATCTATTCACTGTATTTGATGTGGAAACGTAGGATCAAGATTGTCGATGCCACCTGGCAACCAGTGGCAAACTTAGAAAAGCATGTCCAATTAAAGAATGAATTGGACTCTTATCTGAACTCTCCACAGCTATCATCCAGACAACTTACCTATCTTTTCACTAGCTATATCAAATGGGAGTTTTCCCATAAACTGCAGGCAAAATTGCACCACCTAACCGATTCTGAATTCCTATCTTATCTATATGATCATTATGGTGCAGAAGAATCAAATCTCAGAGAGCTAAGAAATTTTTTTCGAGAACATAAGTATACAGAATTTGAAATAGACCTAAACCAAAAGGATGCGCAGAGATTAGTCGCATCCTGGATTGAGAAGCTTAAGTTATAA
- the batA gene encoding VWA domain-containing protein BatA, translating into MNEFQRPYLLLLFIPLLGVLFYSLYKKSFSQILKGEWNRAEKNQISETISFFYNRFGIFLDSLLFLAGGLLIFASAGPGTKYTLSPDETNGIDIILALDISGSMVQSYDFLPYNRLTVSKSLLKEFIQKRKEDRLGFVVFAGAAYLQSPLTSDRETLLQLIDEVNETSIEEQGTAIGDALMLSTYRLKNSQAKSKVIVLLTDGVSNTGKVDPDTASFTTKAYKTKVYSIGIGKEESQFEVNYDALQKISTETGGRFYRAESPEDLQEVLNEIDSLEKDILPKKPSQVAKTEFPEVLFWFFLVMVVSTIMKVFPWKERL; encoded by the coding sequence ATGAACGAGTTCCAAAGACCTTACCTTCTATTGCTGTTTATTCCCCTTCTTGGAGTTTTATTTTATTCCCTATACAAAAAAAGTTTTTCTCAAATCTTAAAAGGAGAATGGAATCGAGCTGAAAAAAATCAAATATCGGAAACCATATCTTTTTTTTATAATCGTTTTGGAATCTTCTTGGATTCGCTTTTATTTTTGGCAGGAGGGCTATTGATTTTTGCCTCTGCCGGACCAGGTACAAAATATACATTGAGCCCAGATGAGACAAATGGCATAGATATCATCCTTGCCTTGGATATTTCAGGTTCCATGGTTCAAAGTTATGATTTTTTGCCCTACAACCGACTCACTGTTTCAAAATCATTACTCAAAGAGTTTATCCAAAAACGAAAAGAAGATAGACTTGGTTTTGTCGTATTTGCAGGTGCTGCTTATCTACAATCGCCGCTGACAAGTGATCGAGAAACATTGCTCCAATTGATTGACGAAGTAAATGAAACTAGTATTGAAGAACAAGGCACGGCAATTGGAGATGCATTGATGCTTTCAACTTACCGACTTAAAAATTCACAAGCAAAATCAAAAGTGATTGTTCTTCTAACAGATGGAGTATCCAACACAGGGAAAGTGGATCCGGATACAGCATCTTTTACAACCAAGGCTTATAAAACTAAAGTCTATTCGATAGGCATTGGCAAAGAGGAGTCTCAATTTGAGGTAAACTATGATGCCTTACAAAAAATCTCTACCGAGACTGGTGGAAGATTTTACAGAGCAGAATCTCCCGAAGATTTGCAAGAAGTCTTAAATGAAATTGATAGTTTGGAAAAGGATATACTCCCCAAAAAACCAAGCCAAGTTGCAAAGACAGAATTTCCCGAGGTACTCTTTTGGTTTTTTCTCGTGATGGTTGTGAGTACAATAATGAAGGTATTTCCTTGGAAGGAACGTCTTTAG
- the batB gene encoding VWA domain-containing protein BatB — protein METFVSVKILGILAISLFAFLFFGKLSLLIYAKRYLKERPFLSEHFRLPNLKILSLSNTLILFSLGFAFMSLFYTKANQVESNQRKESVDILFLVDVSLSMEALDVPPSRLSRAKDILLSTAPDLVGNRLGIIAFAGSSFSFCPMTTDVSAFSDYVEALGVDLVAKKGTDMSQAFERASRMLDSDKIWKNRLIVLISDGEEQESSKPIPWQADLIVWGLGTEEGGLIRFGNPDLNTSGYVTQSGKLSQNPSDPDLIISKANFDYLNEIAARSNGKVYDLSFDNLGIGHFLNHIDSMKKNKSQLISQIQKEEGAGPFLAISAILFLLGLFFRMYHFTYLKHSLGAILILYAMSLSPVHAWELDPGGNRIKEGKEFFGEKKFKESKEAYQNAETYFKEDHRLKFNKADVEHELGQYDESIKLNQEVIEDQHSSPDTKAKALYNQGNSYFKKNDLKNAFKSYEQALRINPNHEPSKRNLEFLKQKSKAKQNSQRQDESSKQEEQKQSPKERNQQEQKPKNQERSDEQNTADKMMEQFDPNSILKKKPNYGGSSDNEKFW, from the coding sequence ATGGAAACTTTCGTTAGTGTAAAGATCTTAGGAATACTGGCCATAAGCCTCTTTGCATTTTTATTTTTTGGTAAGTTAAGCCTCCTTATCTATGCAAAGAGATATTTGAAAGAAAGGCCTTTTCTCTCGGAACATTTTCGACTGCCCAATTTAAAAATCCTTTCCCTTTCCAATACACTGATTCTCTTTTCTCTGGGATTTGCTTTCATGTCTCTCTTCTATACAAAAGCAAACCAAGTAGAGTCGAACCAACGAAAGGAATCTGTGGATATTTTGTTCCTAGTGGATGTTAGCCTTTCGATGGAGGCATTAGATGTTCCCCCCTCAAGGCTTTCCCGAGCCAAAGACATTCTACTCTCTACTGCGCCCGACCTAGTCGGAAATCGGCTGGGAATCATAGCCTTCGCAGGCAGCTCGTTTTCCTTCTGTCCTATGACAACCGATGTGTCAGCTTTCAGCGATTATGTGGAGGCTTTGGGTGTAGACCTTGTTGCCAAAAAAGGAACAGACATGTCCCAGGCTTTCGAACGCGCTTCTCGGATGTTGGATAGCGATAAAATATGGAAAAATAGACTCATTGTCCTGATTTCCGATGGAGAAGAACAAGAATCATCCAAACCAATTCCGTGGCAAGCTGATCTAATTGTATGGGGATTAGGTACTGAGGAAGGGGGACTGATTCGTTTTGGAAATCCAGATCTTAATACCTCTGGATATGTAACTCAGTCAGGGAAATTAAGCCAGAATCCTTCCGATCCAGATCTGATCATTAGTAAGGCAAACTTCGATTACCTGAACGAGATTGCAGCACGAAGCAATGGTAAAGTGTATGACCTAAGTTTTGATAATCTTGGTATCGGGCATTTTCTAAATCATATTGATTCGATGAAAAAAAATAAGTCTCAATTGATTTCTCAAATCCAAAAAGAAGAGGGGGCAGGTCCTTTTTTGGCAATCTCTGCCATTTTATTTCTGCTAGGTTTATTTTTTAGAATGTACCACTTCACCTATTTGAAACATTCCTTGGGCGCCATCTTGATCCTATATGCAATGAGTTTAAGTCCAGTGCACGCTTGGGAACTAGATCCAGGTGGAAATCGAATTAAAGAAGGAAAAGAATTCTTTGGAGAAAAAAAATTCAAAGAATCTAAGGAAGCCTACCAAAATGCGGAGACTTATTTCAAAGAGGACCATCGCTTAAAATTCAATAAAGCCGACGTTGAACACGAGCTAGGCCAATATGATGAATCCATCAAACTCAACCAAGAAGTAATCGAAGACCAACACTCTAGCCCAGACACAAAGGCGAAAGCTCTTTACAACCAAGGGAATTCTTACTTTAAAAAAAATGATCTCAAAAATGCTTTCAAAAGCTACGAACAAGCCCTTCGAATCAACCCAAATCATGAACCCAGCAAACGAAATTTGGAATTTTTAAAACAAAAATCCAAGGCAAAACAAAACTCACAAAGACAGGACGAAAGTAGTAAACAAGAAGAGCAGAAACAGAGCCCCAAGGAAAGAAACCAACAGGAACAAAAACCAAAAAATCAGGAGAGGAGTGATGAACAAAACACAGCCGACAAAATGATGGAACAATTTGATCCAAACTCAATTTTAAAAAAGAAACCGAATTACGGAGGGAGTTCGGACAATGAAAAATTTTGGTAG